From Apium graveolens cultivar Ventura chromosome 9, ASM990537v1, whole genome shotgun sequence, the proteins below share one genomic window:
- the LOC141683301 gene encoding putative RNA-dependent RNA polymerase 5, whose product MKNYPMERFESEIWTMYSRFSFAGTESTDRRKYLDWECGKTYHYHCHVWRDGSFSFKGPYLKTTKTLLHRTLGDENILIVKFEEQARGGSPIISADHNAFYGNVAKEGILIGQRCFRFFVFKDGERKGKKNSPITSDVKCYFTRMELIAPCNVKDPSNLLNKTMHEARCLFMHLHTTPSMAKYASRCSLILSQTIKVEVDFDTVRIERINDIPCQNENGINICNEDGDLLIHTDGTGFISEDLAMKCPRALLSAKYRKDKSSEMEDIPLEGRLTDAYVKEPPLLMQCRLFYSGCAVKGTFLVNRKLPPGTIQIRQSMVKVEADPNFKGATSVNSLEVVNISRKPGKSRLSKYLIALLNFGGVPEEFFLKILAESLEDSQRLFSDKCSAVRASVNHGTIDDDCTTARIILSGVPLDEPCVQHRLSHLAFSERKGLREGRLPISESYFLMGTADPTGLLNSNEVCVILENGQISGKVLVYRYPGLHFGDIHVLNAVYVKEVEDVVGNAKYGIFFSTKGQRSVASEIANGDFDGDMYWVSKNNQLLHYFKQSKAWTRMHSAPNAIHKKPRDLPCEELEHELFKLFLNTKNQNVSMGVAADSWMAFTDKFLTLDDNSNEKNNLKKKMLKLIDIYYDALDAPKTGKEVKVPLLYRADLYPHYMGKGDGYQSSSVLGKICDTVDTYTTERMSTEIRKLPLFELVQIPDAKLKFWKENYENYRHEMCAALSSKNQSEMNPAEDVINKYKEILYGAADFERRSRNMDDIHVDALAIYHVCYDFAKSKGDVSTCNFAWKIAGPALCNFHAVNSSERFMFNCLPSVLGELLN is encoded by the exons ATGAAAAATTATCCCATGGAAAGATTTGAATCAGAAATTTGGACTATGTACAGCCGTTTTTCTTTTGCTGGAACTGAGTCAACAGACAGGAGGAAG TATCTTGATTGGGAGTGTGGCAAAACATATCACTATCATTGTCATGTTTGGCGAGATGGAAGTTTTAGTTTTAAG GGTCCATATTTGAAAACAACTAAGACTCTTCTGCATAGGACATTAGGTGATGAAAATATATTGATCGTGAAATTTGAAGAACAGGCAAGAGGTGGTTCTCCCATAATTTCTGCTGATCATAATGCTTTCTATGGGAATGTTGCAAAAGAGGGCATACTTATTGGTCAGAGGTGCTTCCGTTTTTTTG TTTTTAAAGATGGAGAGAGGAAGGGAAAGAAAAATTCACCCATTACATCCGATGTAAAGTGCTACTTCACCCGGATGGAACTCATTGCTCCTTGTAATGTGAAAGATCCTTCTAATTTATTAAACAAAACAATGCATGAAGCAAGGTGTCTTTTCATGCATCTTCATACAACACCCAGCATGGCCAAATATGCATCAAG GTGTTCCTTGATTCTGTCACAAACTATAAAGGTTGAAGTCGATTTTGATACAGTTCGTATTGAAAGAATTAATGACATACCATGCCAG AACGAAAATGGTATTAATATTTGCAATGAAGATGGAGACCTTTTGATCCATACTGATGGGACTGGTTTCATATCGGAAGATTTGGCAATGAAGTGTCCTAGGGCACTTCTCAGTGCAAAATACAGGAAGGACAAAAGTTCCGAG ATGGAAGATATCCCATTAGAAGGGAGACTGACAGATGCCTATGTTAAGGAACCG CCTTTGCTGATGCAGTGCCGTTTGTTCTACAGTGGTTGTGCAGTCAAGGGAACCTTCCTTGTCAATAGAAAG cTTCCGCCTGGCACAATTCAGATTAGACAATCTATGGTTAAAGTTGAGGCCGATCCTAACTTTAAAGGTGCAACCTCCGTAAACTCATTAGAAGTGGTCAACATAAG TCGCAAACCTGGGAAATCAAGATTGTCTAAGTATCTGATTGCCTTGCTAAACTTTGGTGGAGTCCCGGAGGAGTTCTTCTTGAAAATATTGGCAGAATCACTAGAGGATTCTCAAAGGTTATTTTCCGATAAGTGTTCTGCAGTCAGAG CTTCAGTGAACCATGGTACCATAGATGATGATTGTACCACTGCAAGAATAATATTATCCGGAGTTCCTTTGGATGAACCTTGTGTTCAACATCGTTTATCTCATTTGGCGTTTTCAGAAAGAAAGGGGCTTCGAGAAGGAAGGCTACCAATCAGTGAAAGCTACTTCTTGATGGGAACTGCCGACCCGACTGGGCTACTGAATAGTAATGAAGTTTGCGTCATCCT CGAGAACGGTCAAATTTCGGGTAAAGTATTGGTTTATCGGTATCCAGGATTGCATTTCGGGGACATACATGTTCTAAATGCTGTGTATGTAAAGGAAGTGGAAGATGTTGTAGGGAATGCTAAATATGGTATATTTTTCTCTACCAAAGGTCAAAGATCAGTTGCAAGCGAGATTGCGAACGGAGACTTTGATGGAGATATGTATTGGGTCTCTAAAAACAATCAG CTCTTGCATTACTTTAAACAGAGTAAAGCATGGACGCGCATGCATTCAGCGCCAAATGCAATTCATAAAAAGCCTCGTGACTTACCttgtgaagaattggagcatgAACTTTTTAAGCTATTCTTGAACACAAAGAATCAAAA TGTTAGTATGGGGGTGGCAGCTGATAGCTGGATGGCTTTTACGGACAAATTTTTGACACTGGATGataattcaaatgaaaagaataacttGAAGAAAAAGATGCTCAAGCTAATCGACATTTACTATGATGCTTTAGATGCCCCTAAGACTGGGAAAGAG GTTAAGGTTCCACTGCTATATAGAGCAGACTTGTATCCCCATTATATGGGAAAGGGTGATGGGTATCAATCCAGCTCTGTTCTTGGAAAAATTTGTGATACAGTGGACACTTATACAACTGAAAGAATGTCTACAG AAATCAGGAAACTTCCCCTCTTTGAGCTTGTACAGATCCCTGATGCAAAATTGAAGTTTTGGAAGGAAAATTATGAGAATTACAGGCATGAGATGTGTGCGGCTTTGTCTTCCAAAAATCAATCAGAGATGAACCCtgctgaggatgttatcaataaatacaaggAG ATTCTTTATGGCGCTGCTGACTTTGAACGAAGGTCTAGGAACATGGACGATATTCATGTAGACGCCCTTGCCATATATCATGTTTGTTATGACTTCGCTAAGAGCAAAGGAGATGTCAGCACCTGCAATTTTGCTTGGAAAATTGCAGGTCCTGCTCTCTGCAATTTTCATGCAGTGAACTCATCAGAAAGGTTCATGTTTAATTGTTTGCCGTCTGTTCTCGGGGAACTATTAAATTAG